The following proteins come from a genomic window of Streptomyces sp. GS7:
- a CDS encoding asparagine synthase-related protein, whose amino-acid sequence MRWLVGWSSAATAGRESRTVLPVGAQLLWGDPDPLWAVGDWRPYEVRVVQADPETRLAVFGVCGATDDQLRVGLFAARGGALRHLTAWPGSYTAVVQVGRRITITGDLAGARPVFHTRWAGGTAYATAALPLADLVEASLDVGHLAALLACPDAPEALGAGTPYEGVRRIPPGHALVLRAGTSEIASFEPAASLAVAAPQLAPDQAVDGVREALVEAVRTRLAGPRFAPDPDGPEGLDPGPVPGMGPAERRAARGGPVPGIGADLSGGSASGTLALLAAGLPGQPGTINGHGERLLAVTFNDRATNGGRPHREAELERARSIADNPRLHHVVVAAGEEALPYADLDSGPLTDEPGPSLTVAGRHRRRLLAGSADHFVGNGARQVLDAHPARLADLLVDRRRRHLLRPVTALAKADGPSAHSALVPFTVYRAARRLARTPYATGITEAARRLMERQFADEPVAGGAVDASLAALAWCRPGPAARWLTGEALAEVSGRLGDAATRSPAAGRPGERRARAALARQAADHRVFEQAAEVRSQRLHAPFLDNQVVLACRALPDTLRVQPGARAAVLRSVLAGAGVRDLPPGWGATSHLTHTAAVRAGLRAAVGQLVQLFDAPLLADAGLIEARVVRKALRAAAEGAALPLDGLAELVSTELWLRRLLARRGSCWTGAEAPRQRAVAGGVVPRARLSGA is encoded by the coding sequence ATGCGCTGGTTGGTGGGGTGGAGCAGCGCCGCGACCGCCGGCCGGGAGAGCCGCACGGTCCTGCCCGTGGGCGCGCAGCTCCTCTGGGGCGACCCGGACCCCCTGTGGGCGGTCGGCGACTGGCGGCCCTACGAAGTCCGCGTCGTACAGGCCGACCCGGAGACCCGGCTCGCCGTCTTCGGGGTGTGCGGCGCCACCGACGACCAGCTGAGGGTCGGGCTGTTCGCCGCCCGAGGGGGCGCACTGCGCCACCTCACCGCCTGGCCGGGCAGCTACACCGCCGTCGTCCAGGTGGGCCGCCGGATCACCATCACCGGAGATCTGGCCGGCGCCCGCCCCGTGTTCCACACCCGGTGGGCCGGCGGTACCGCGTACGCCACCGCCGCCCTGCCGCTCGCCGACCTCGTCGAGGCCAGCCTCGACGTCGGCCATCTGGCAGCCCTGCTGGCCTGCCCGGACGCCCCCGAGGCGCTGGGCGCCGGCACGCCCTACGAGGGTGTGCGCCGGATCCCGCCGGGCCACGCCCTGGTGCTGCGCGCCGGCACCAGCGAGATCGCCTCCTTCGAACCGGCCGCCTCACTGGCCGTCGCCGCGCCCCAACTGGCCCCGGACCAGGCCGTGGACGGCGTCCGCGAGGCCCTCGTCGAGGCGGTGCGCACCCGGCTGGCGGGCCCCCGCTTCGCCCCCGACCCGGACGGGCCGGAGGGGCTGGACCCCGGCCCGGTGCCCGGTATGGGCCCCGCGGAGCGGCGCGCGGCCCGCGGCGGACCGGTCCCCGGCATCGGCGCCGACCTCTCCGGAGGCAGCGCCTCCGGAACGCTCGCCCTTCTGGCCGCCGGTCTCCCCGGGCAGCCCGGCACGATCAACGGCCACGGCGAGCGCCTGCTGGCCGTCACCTTCAACGACCGCGCCACCAACGGCGGTAGGCCCCACCGCGAGGCCGAACTGGAGCGCGCCCGCAGCATCGCCGACAACCCCCGGCTGCACCACGTCGTCGTCGCCGCCGGCGAGGAGGCGCTCCCGTACGCCGACCTCGACAGCGGTCCGCTCACGGACGAGCCGGGCCCCTCGCTCACCGTCGCCGGCCGCCACCGCCGGCGGCTGCTGGCCGGCAGCGCCGACCACTTCGTCGGGAACGGCGCGCGCCAGGTCCTCGACGCCCACCCGGCCCGGCTCGCCGACCTCCTCGTGGACCGCCGGCGGCGCCATCTGCTGCGCCCGGTCACCGCGCTGGCCAAGGCGGACGGCCCGTCCGCGCACTCCGCCCTGGTCCCGTTCACCGTCTACCGGGCCGCCCGCCGGCTCGCCCGCACCCCGTACGCCACCGGCATCACCGAGGCGGCGCGCCGCCTCATGGAGCGGCAGTTCGCCGACGAACCGGTGGCCGGCGGGGCGGTCGACGCCTCACTGGCCGCCCTCGCCTGGTGCCGGCCCGGACCGGCCGCCCGCTGGCTCACGGGAGAGGCGCTGGCCGAAGTATCGGGTCGCCTCGGGGACGCGGCGACCCGCTCGCCCGCCGCCGGCCGGCCCGGCGAACGGCGCGCCCGTGCGGCACTGGCCCGTCAGGCCGCCGACCACCGGGTCTTCGAGCAGGCCGCCGAGGTCCGCAGCCAGCGGCTGCACGCCCCCTTCCTGGACAACCAGGTAGTGCTCGCCTGCCGTGCGCTGCCGGACACCCTCCGGGTGCAGCCGGGCGCCCGCGCCGCCGTACTGCGCTCGGTGCTGGCCGGCGCCGGCGTACGGGACCTGCCGCCGGGCTGGGGCGCCACCTCGCACCTCACGCACACCGCCGCGGTACGTGCCGGACTGCGCGCCGCCGTCGGCCAGTTGGTGCAGCTCTTCGACGCGCCGTTGCTCGCCGACGCGGGACTGATAGAGGCACGGGTGGTGCGCAAGGCGCTCCGCGCGGCGGCCGAGGGCGCCGCGCTGCCGCTGGACGGACTGGCGGAGCTGGTCTCCACGGAGCTGTGGCTGCGGCGGCTGCTGGCCCGGCGCGGCTCGTGCTGGACCGGCGCGGAGGCGCCGCGGCAGCGCGCGGTGGCGGGCGGCGTGGTCCCCAGGGCACGGCTTTCCGGAGCCTGA
- a CDS encoding ATP-binding protein: MKVRILGTTEVLGEGGRPVPLGGPRLRALTAALALRAGRGVDVATLIDDVWAVDGPPRDAPAALQALVGRLRRALGNEAVASLPGAYRLVAEPDEVDLHRFARLVADGTRVLRDGDPAPAAETLRAALALWRGPALADLPDGASAARGPEALRLTALHHRIDADLALGRAAELLPELVQLTADHPLDEPFRAQLIRALDATGRSAAALAAYEDARLALADRLGADPGPELRCLHAQLLAAAEQPAGAPADDRRTAAPRAPVRGGNLRPRLNSFLGREGELAALRQQLGSRRTRLVTLTGPGGSGKTRLAEELAASLAADHPDGVWIAELAPLDAPEAVPGAVLSALGLRDTAVFGPALEARTAGEHPDPATRIADHCAHRRLLLVLDNCEHVIGAAAALADQLLRHCPEMTVLATSREPLGVPGEAVRPLEPLRPAPAHQLFAERAAAVRPGFRAAGDAAAVDEICRRLDGLPLAIELAAARLRLLSARQIADRLDDRFRLLTSGSRTALPRQQTLRAVVDWSWDLLDEPERALLRRLSVFAGGCTLGAAEAVCGEPEGADGAEEVLHLLGALVDKSLLLVDHRDAEPRYRMLETIHAYAKERAAARPEERDRTHARHTAHFLRFATDADPRIRSAEQLPWLARIEAELDNVRAVLHRALTARDTATAQRLTVAMGWFWWLRNYRVEGASWVKRVIALGPALEELGDADPRFRAQADLRLLLLFLLHDHELDREFAAPEKRALVDRLLTTYSRPHPGSARFPGLLWPFSAYFLGGYGEILPLLDDAVATTRELGGDWELGVALLFRTHIAIDLPGGLEPAEAARRELTALARRTGDRWMLAQAAAATGEMRQTCGRYEEARAAYEEALALTQELGAHTEAPWILSRLAELHFAGGDLAATEKALIRADEQAAEWHVQDPVACNHALRARMALLRGDPRAAHEACEAARAAGELGTLPPQFTLLLAGLATRIAAASGDAPRALRLCHDALTSGLTRYCTRPVVAAVVESAASALHATGRPRDAARLLGAADAWRGRLPRPVPEEADIGRTAAALRAELNGAADGAYETLHAEGTHLTPADVIALLVFAPLPPESGPAPTPAPASDASPAAGTAPTPGSGT, from the coding sequence GTGAAGGTTCGGATTCTGGGCACGACGGAGGTCCTGGGCGAGGGAGGACGACCGGTGCCGCTGGGCGGTCCGCGGCTGCGGGCGCTGACGGCGGCGCTGGCGCTGAGGGCCGGTCGGGGGGTGGACGTGGCGACACTGATCGACGACGTATGGGCGGTGGACGGGCCGCCGCGGGACGCGCCGGCCGCACTGCAGGCGCTGGTCGGGCGGCTGCGGCGGGCGCTGGGCAATGAGGCCGTGGCCTCGCTGCCGGGGGCGTACCGGCTGGTCGCCGAGCCGGACGAGGTGGATCTGCACCGCTTCGCGCGGCTGGTGGCCGACGGCACCCGGGTGCTGCGGGACGGTGACCCGGCGCCCGCGGCCGAGACCCTGCGCGCCGCGCTCGCCCTGTGGCGCGGCCCGGCCCTCGCGGACCTCCCCGACGGCGCGAGCGCGGCCCGCGGCCCCGAGGCGCTGCGGCTGACCGCGCTGCACCACCGCATCGACGCGGATCTGGCCCTCGGGCGTGCCGCGGAACTGCTCCCCGAGCTGGTCCAGTTGACCGCCGACCACCCCCTGGACGAGCCGTTCCGCGCCCAGCTGATCCGCGCCCTGGACGCCACCGGACGGAGCGCCGCAGCCCTGGCCGCCTACGAGGACGCCCGGCTGGCGCTCGCGGACCGGCTGGGCGCCGACCCCGGACCCGAACTCCGCTGCCTCCACGCCCAGTTGCTGGCAGCAGCCGAGCAGCCCGCGGGTGCGCCCGCGGACGATCGCCGTACGGCCGCCCCCCGCGCACCCGTGCGCGGCGGCAACCTCCGCCCCCGCCTGAACTCCTTCCTCGGCCGAGAGGGCGAGCTGGCCGCACTCCGGCAGCAGTTGGGGAGCCGCCGGACCCGCCTCGTCACCCTCACCGGCCCCGGAGGCTCCGGCAAGACCCGCCTCGCCGAAGAACTGGCCGCCTCCCTTGCCGCCGACCACCCCGACGGCGTCTGGATCGCCGAACTCGCCCCGCTGGACGCCCCCGAAGCCGTCCCGGGTGCCGTCCTGTCCGCACTCGGCCTCCGGGACACGGCCGTCTTCGGCCCGGCCCTGGAGGCCCGTACGGCCGGCGAGCACCCCGACCCGGCCACCCGGATCGCCGACCACTGCGCCCACCGCCGGCTGCTCCTGGTGCTGGACAACTGCGAGCACGTGATCGGCGCCGCCGCCGCGCTGGCCGACCAACTGCTGCGGCACTGCCCGGAGATGACGGTGCTGGCCACCAGCCGCGAGCCGCTGGGCGTCCCCGGCGAGGCCGTACGGCCCCTGGAGCCGCTGCGCCCGGCGCCCGCGCATCAGCTGTTCGCCGAGCGGGCCGCGGCCGTCCGCCCCGGCTTCCGCGCCGCCGGCGACGCCGCCGCGGTGGACGAGATCTGCCGCCGCCTGGACGGGCTGCCGCTCGCCATCGAACTGGCCGCGGCCCGGCTGCGGCTGCTCTCCGCGCGCCAGATCGCCGACCGCCTCGACGACCGCTTCCGGCTGCTGACCAGCGGCAGCCGCACCGCACTGCCCCGCCAGCAGACGCTGCGCGCGGTCGTCGACTGGAGCTGGGATCTGCTGGACGAGCCCGAACGCGCCCTGCTGCGCCGGCTGTCGGTGTTCGCCGGCGGCTGCACCCTCGGCGCGGCCGAAGCGGTGTGCGGCGAGCCCGAGGGAGCCGATGGCGCCGAGGAGGTGCTCCACCTGCTGGGCGCCCTGGTCGACAAGTCCCTGCTGCTCGTCGACCACCGGGACGCCGAGCCCCGCTACCGCATGCTGGAGACCATCCACGCCTACGCCAAGGAACGGGCCGCCGCCCGCCCCGAGGAACGCGACCGCACCCACGCCCGGCACACCGCCCACTTCCTGCGCTTCGCCACGGACGCCGACCCCCGCATCCGGTCCGCCGAACAGCTGCCGTGGCTGGCCCGTATCGAGGCCGAGCTGGACAACGTACGGGCGGTGCTGCACCGCGCGCTCACCGCGCGGGACACCGCCACCGCACAGCGGCTGACCGTCGCCATGGGCTGGTTCTGGTGGCTGCGCAACTACCGCGTGGAGGGCGCCTCATGGGTCAAGAGGGTCATCGCCCTCGGCCCCGCCCTGGAGGAGCTCGGCGACGCGGATCCGCGGTTCCGGGCGCAGGCGGACCTGCGTCTGCTGCTCCTCTTCCTGCTCCACGACCACGAACTCGACCGCGAATTCGCCGCCCCCGAGAAGAGAGCGCTGGTCGACCGCCTGCTCACCACCTACTCCCGCCCCCATCCGGGCAGCGCCCGATTCCCCGGCCTGCTCTGGCCGTTCTCCGCGTACTTCCTCGGTGGATACGGCGAGATCCTGCCCCTGCTGGACGACGCGGTCGCCACCACCCGGGAGCTGGGCGGCGACTGGGAGCTGGGCGTCGCCCTGCTGTTCCGTACGCATATCGCCATCGACCTGCCCGGCGGCCTGGAGCCGGCCGAGGCGGCCCGGCGGGAGCTGACCGCGCTGGCCCGCCGGACCGGCGACCGCTGGATGCTCGCCCAGGCCGCCGCGGCCACCGGCGAGATGCGCCAGACCTGCGGGCGCTACGAGGAGGCCCGTGCCGCCTACGAGGAAGCGCTGGCCCTGACCCAGGAGCTGGGGGCGCACACCGAAGCCCCGTGGATCCTCTCCCGGCTCGCCGAACTCCACTTCGCCGGCGGGGACCTGGCGGCCACGGAGAAGGCGCTGATACGGGCCGACGAGCAGGCCGCCGAGTGGCACGTACAGGACCCGGTGGCCTGCAACCACGCGCTGCGCGCCCGGATGGCGCTGCTCCGCGGTGACCCCCGGGCGGCGCACGAGGCGTGCGAGGCGGCCCGGGCCGCCGGTGAGCTGGGCACCCTGCCACCCCAGTTCACCCTCCTGCTCGCCGGTCTCGCGACCCGGATCGCCGCCGCCTCCGGCGACGCACCGCGCGCCCTGCGCCTGTGCCACGACGCGTTGACCTCGGGCCTGACGCGCTACTGCACCCGCCCCGTGGTGGCCGCGGTCGTCGAGAGCGCGGCTTCGGCACTGCACGCCACGGGCCGCCCGCGTGACGCCGCCCGGCTGCTGGGCGCCGCGGACGCCTGGCGCGGCCGACTGCCCCGCCCCGTCCCCGAGGAGGCGGACATCGGGCGCACGGCCGCGGCCCTGCGCGCCGAGCTGAACGGCGCGGCCGACGGCGCCTACGAAACGCTGCACGCCGAGGGCACACACCTCACACCGGCGGACGTCATCGCCCTCCTGGTGTTCGCCCCCCTCCCGCCGGAGTCCGGACCAGCCCCCACGCCGGCGCCCGCATCCGACGCCTCCCCGGCAGCCGGCACGGCCCCCACCCCGGGATCCGGCACATGA
- a CDS encoding PrsW family glutamic-type intramembrane protease, translating into MYPSPPPLPERSPGPPPYTYAEAPPGSRPGRRPAPWHSKTVRAIALASLLALSGVLIIGIVRRQTGTEGFLVGLGLAVFPVPLLISAFCWLDRIEPEPWRNLAFAFAWGACAATLVAVLANGFATNWLATNITSASPTEAETWGSTAIAPVIEEVVKAAAVLLLYRFRRRDFNGITDGIVIAGITATGFAFTENILYLGSAFGEDQSLGHSGLGSLTAGTFFVRIVVSPFAHPLFTILTGLAFGIAATRYPRRRAARAALAVLGLVTAILLHAVWNAASSLGNSGFVTIYGLFIVPVLLVVTWLALWVRHQELLSLHAYLAPYITAGWLAPAEPTALTSLKTRALARDIARRTHGPTAARAVTEYTALATTLSFHRRRAHLTGTTPDFAARERDLLDLLWHYRPWAEPALIQALASREGSKGKTARKAGKVGKAGKVERVGTERKEREGGPGAVALVDEADQSPG; encoded by the coding sequence GTGTACCCGTCCCCGCCGCCGCTCCCCGAGCGCTCACCCGGCCCGCCCCCGTACACATACGCCGAGGCCCCTCCCGGGTCCCGGCCGGGGCGCCGGCCCGCGCCGTGGCACAGCAAGACCGTCCGCGCGATCGCGCTGGCGTCGCTGCTCGCGCTCTCGGGCGTACTCATCATCGGCATCGTCCGCCGCCAGACCGGCACCGAGGGCTTCCTGGTCGGCCTCGGCCTGGCGGTCTTCCCGGTACCGCTTCTCATCTCGGCGTTCTGCTGGCTCGACCGCATCGAGCCCGAGCCGTGGCGCAACCTGGCCTTCGCCTTCGCCTGGGGCGCCTGCGCGGCCACCCTGGTCGCGGTCCTGGCCAACGGCTTCGCCACCAACTGGCTGGCCACCAACATCACTTCCGCGTCCCCCACCGAAGCCGAGACATGGGGCTCGACCGCCATCGCGCCGGTCATCGAGGAGGTGGTGAAGGCCGCCGCGGTCCTCCTCCTCTACCGCTTCCGGCGCCGCGACTTCAACGGCATCACCGACGGCATCGTCATCGCCGGCATCACCGCCACCGGCTTCGCGTTCACCGAGAACATCCTCTATCTGGGCAGCGCGTTCGGCGAGGACCAGTCCCTGGGGCACAGCGGGCTGGGCTCCCTCACCGCCGGCACCTTCTTCGTACGGATCGTGGTCTCCCCCTTCGCCCATCCCCTCTTCACGATCCTCACCGGCCTCGCGTTCGGGATAGCCGCGACCCGCTACCCCCGGCGCCGCGCCGCCCGCGCCGCGCTCGCCGTCCTCGGCCTGGTCACCGCGATCCTCCTGCACGCCGTCTGGAACGCCGCCTCCAGCCTCGGCAACAGCGGCTTCGTCACCATCTACGGCCTGTTCATCGTCCCCGTCCTCCTCGTCGTGACCTGGCTCGCCCTCTGGGTCCGCCACCAGGAACTGCTCTCCCTCCACGCCTACCTCGCCCCGTACATCACCGCCGGCTGGCTCGCCCCCGCCGAACCCACCGCCCTCACCTCCCTGAAAACCCGCGCCCTGGCCCGCGACATAGCCCGCCGCACCCACGGCCCCACCGCCGCCCGCGCCGTCACCGAATACACCGCCCTGGCCACCACCCTCTCCTTCCACCGGCGCCGCGCCCACCTGACGGGCACCACCCCGGACTTCGCGGCCCGCGAGCGCGACCTGCTGGACCTCCTGTGGCACTACCGCCCGTGGGCCGAACCGGCCCTGATCCAGGCCCTGGCAAGCCGAGAGGGAAGCAAGGGGAAGACGGCACGGAAGGCAGGGAAGGTGGGGAAGGCAGGGAAAGTGGAGAGGGTGGGGACAGAGAGGAAGGAAAGGGAAGGCGGACCGGGCGCCGTGGCACTCGTCGACGAGGCGGACCAGTCGCCCGGTTGA
- a CDS encoding MerR family transcriptional regulator translates to MTVIDSTPVASPPVDACVSAGAAHPRPDGQDRYTISEVAEYTGLRAHTLRWYEQIGLMPQVERSHTGQRRFDNRDLDWLTFVGRLRLTGMPVADMVRFAELVRQGEVTFGERREILEQTRLEVATRIAELQDTLAVLDAKINFYAGARQAPEGA, encoded by the coding sequence ATGACGGTGATCGACAGCACCCCCGTGGCGTCGCCGCCCGTGGACGCCTGTGTGTCCGCGGGGGCGGCGCATCCGCGCCCCGACGGCCAGGACCGCTACACGATCAGCGAGGTCGCGGAGTACACCGGACTCAGGGCGCACACCCTGCGCTGGTACGAGCAGATCGGTCTGATGCCGCAGGTGGAGCGGTCGCACACCGGCCAGCGTCGCTTCGACAACAGGGACCTGGACTGGCTCACCTTCGTGGGCAGGTTGCGGCTGACCGGGATGCCGGTCGCCGACATGGTCCGCTTCGCGGAACTGGTCCGCCAGGGCGAGGTCACCTTCGGCGAACGCCGGGAGATTCTGGAACAGACCCGGCTCGAAGTCGCCACGCGCATCGCGGAGTTGCAGGACACCCTCGCCGTACTCGACGCCAAGATCAATTTCTATGCGGGCGCCCGCCAGGCGCCGGAAGGGGCCTGA
- the trmB gene encoding tRNA (guanosine(46)-N7)-methyltransferase TrmB has translation MSENRATPETTAPEADALGADAAHARGPATHTDGRAAGERAASPAPEAGEPRPLGATAVSAAVPRRGRPMFPDGTGPAADPAGSHHERRIRSFQPRRSRVSPSQADALRRLWSKWGVDIDGLSRIDLDAFFDGLPVVLEIGFGMGEATAQMAAADPATGILGCDVHTPGQGNLLGLAERNGLSNIRVANGDAIILLREMLAPGSLAGLRVYFPDPWPKKRHHKRRLVQPEFIALASTRLAPGALVHCATDWEPYAEQMLEVLSAEPTLENLHPGYAPRPDFRPLTRFEGQGLDKGHVVHDLLFRRRG, from the coding sequence GTGTCCGAGAACCGCGCCACCCCCGAGACCACCGCCCCCGAAGCCGACGCCCTGGGCGCCGACGCCGCGCACGCCCGCGGGCCCGCCACGCACACGGACGGCCGCGCCGCCGGAGAGCGGGCCGCCTCCCCGGCCCCCGAGGCCGGCGAGCCCCGCCCCCTCGGTGCCACCGCCGTCTCCGCAGCCGTGCCCCGGCGCGGCAGGCCGATGTTCCCGGACGGGACCGGACCGGCGGCCGACCCCGCGGGCTCGCACCACGAGCGCCGGATCCGCTCCTTCCAGCCGCGCCGCAGCCGCGTCTCGCCCTCGCAGGCGGACGCGCTGCGCCGGCTGTGGTCCAAGTGGGGCGTGGACATCGACGGGCTCTCCCGTATCGACCTCGACGCGTTCTTCGACGGGCTGCCGGTCGTCCTGGAGATCGGCTTCGGCATGGGCGAGGCCACCGCGCAGATGGCCGCCGCCGACCCGGCGACCGGCATTCTCGGCTGCGATGTGCACACTCCAGGCCAGGGCAATCTGCTCGGTCTCGCGGAGCGGAACGGGCTGTCCAACATCCGGGTGGCCAACGGCGACGCGATCATCCTGCTGCGCGAGATGCTGGCCCCCGGCTCGCTCGCCGGCCTGCGCGTGTACTTCCCCGACCCGTGGCCCAAGAAGCGCCACCACAAGCGCCGCCTCGTCCAGCCGGAGTTCATCGCGCTGGCGTCCACCCGGCTCGCACCCGGCGCCCTGGTGCACTGCGCGACCGACTGGGAGCCGTACGCCGAGCAGATGCTGGAGGTGCTCTCCGCCGAGCCGACGCTGGAGAACCTGCACCCCGGTTACGCGCCCCGGCCGGACTTCCGCCCGCTGACCAGGTTCGAGGGCCAGGGCCTGGACAAGGGGCATGTCGTCCACGACCTGCTCTTCCGGCGCCGCGGCTGA
- a CDS encoding MFS transporter, which yields MSRDIRGPNEKLGTVLALAGISNAGLARRVNDLGAQRGLTLRYDKTSVARWVSKGMVPQGAAPHLIASAIGSKLGRPVPLHEIGLADADPAPEVGLAFPRDVGAAVRSATELYRLDLAGRRAGGGGIWQSLAGSFSVSAYATPASRWLISPADSSVAREAAEARDRDAAAAGDAGIPQHVGHSDVTKLREAAEDARRWDSKYGGGDWRSSMVPECLRVDAAPLLLASYSDEVGRALFGATSELTRLAGWMAFDTGQQEAAQRYYIQALRLARAAADVPLGGYVLASMSLQATYRGFADEGVDLAQAALERNRGLATARTMSFFRLVEARAQAKAGEARACEVALKASEGWLERSRSGDPDPSWLDFYSYERFAADAAECYRDLRLPRQVRRFTEQALSRPTEEFVRSHGLRLVVSAVAELESGNLDAACAAGTRAVEVAGRISSARTTEYVRDLLHRLEPYGDEPRVVELRERARPLLAAPA from the coding sequence ATGTCCAGGGATATACGCGGGCCGAACGAAAAGCTCGGCACCGTTCTCGCCCTCGCGGGGATCAGCAATGCCGGACTCGCCCGCCGGGTCAACGACCTCGGTGCGCAACGCGGCCTGACGCTTCGCTACGACAAGACGTCGGTGGCCCGATGGGTCTCCAAGGGCATGGTGCCCCAGGGTGCCGCGCCCCATCTGATCGCGTCCGCGATCGGCAGCAAGCTGGGGCGTCCGGTGCCGCTGCACGAGATCGGACTGGCCGACGCCGACCCGGCGCCCGAAGTGGGCCTCGCGTTTCCCCGTGACGTGGGCGCCGCGGTGCGCTCCGCGACCGAGCTCTACCGCCTCGATCTGGCCGGACGGCGGGCCGGCGGGGGCGGCATCTGGCAGAGCCTGGCCGGTTCCTTCTCCGTCAGCGCGTACGCCACCCCGGCCTCCCGCTGGCTCATATCCCCGGCCGACAGCTCCGTGGCGCGGGAGGCGGCCGAGGCGCGGGACAGGGACGCCGCGGCCGCCGGCGACGCCGGTATCCCGCAGCACGTCGGCCACAGCGATGTCACCAAGCTGCGCGAGGCCGCCGAGGACGCCCGGCGCTGGGACTCCAAGTACGGCGGCGGGGACTGGCGTTCGTCCATGGTGCCGGAGTGCCTCCGGGTGGACGCGGCGCCGCTGCTCCTCGCCTCGTACAGCGACGAGGTGGGCCGCGCGCTCTTCGGGGCGACGTCCGAACTGACCCGGCTGGCCGGATGGATGGCCTTCGACACCGGGCAGCAGGAGGCCGCCCAGCGGTACTACATCCAGGCGCTGCGGCTCGCCCGCGCCGCCGCCGACGTCCCCTTGGGCGGCTATGTCCTGGCATCGATGTCCCTCCAGGCGACGTACCGGGGCTTCGCCGACGAGGGCGTCGACCTCGCGCAGGCCGCCCTGGAGCGCAACCGCGGCCTGGCAACGGCCCGCACGATGAGCTTCTTCCGCCTGGTGGAAGCGCGGGCGCAGGCCAAGGCCGGCGAGGCGCGCGCCTGCGAGGTGGCGCTCAAGGCGTCCGAGGGGTGGCTGGAGCGCTCCCGCAGCGGCGATCCGGACCCCTCCTGGCTGGACTTCTACTCGTACGAGCGGTTCGCCGCCGACGCGGCCGAGTGCTACCGGGATCTGCGGCTGCCCCGCCAGGTGCGCCGGTTCACCGAGCAGGCGCTCTCCCGTCCCACGGAGGAGTTCGTCCGGTCGCACGGTCTGCGCCTCGTCGTGTCCGCCGTCGCCGAACTGGAGTCCGGCAATCTGGACGCGGCCTGCGCGGCGGGCACCCGTGCCGTGGAGGTCGCTGGCCGGATCTCCTCCGCCCGCACCACCGAGTACGTCCGCGATCTGCTGCACCGCCTGGAGCCGTACGGGGACGAGCCCCGGGTGGTGGAACTCCGCGAGCGGGCACGGCCGTTGCTGGCGGCGCCGGCATAG
- the lhgO gene encoding L-2-hydroxyglutarate oxidase, which yields MAAYDCDVLVIGAGIVGLSTAHALTRSVPGIRVVVLEKEPGPARHQTGRNSGVIHSGIYYPPGSLKARFALQGSAEMVKFCAEHDIAHEVTGKLIVATDRSELPRLHGLIQRGREHGLPVRELGPAQIAEYEPEVRGLAAIHVGTTGVCDFGAVARQLGHLAQEDGARIAYGEDVTTIARRPGRVAVRTAAGTVYRARALVNCAGLHCDRIARLAGDAPGMRIVPFRGEYFTLAPERAALVRGLVYPVPDPAFPFLGVHLTRGIDGAVHIGPNAVPALAREGYDWRTVRPADLAGTLTYPGAWRIARRHWRYGAGELHRSLSRRAFTDAVRRLLPAAQEEDLLPSPAGVRAQAVLPDGTLVDDFLFAETPGMIHVLNAPSPAATASLPIGREVARRVRGVLRG from the coding sequence GTGGCGGCGTACGACTGCGATGTGCTGGTGATCGGTGCCGGGATCGTGGGGCTGTCCACGGCCCATGCCCTGACGCGCTCGGTGCCCGGTATACGCGTCGTGGTGCTGGAGAAGGAGCCCGGACCGGCCCGCCACCAGACCGGACGCAACAGCGGCGTGATCCACAGCGGGATCTACTACCCGCCCGGTTCGCTCAAGGCCCGCTTCGCCCTCCAGGGGTCGGCGGAAATGGTCAAGTTCTGCGCCGAACACGACATCGCCCACGAGGTCACCGGCAAGCTCATCGTGGCCACGGACCGCAGCGAGCTGCCCCGGCTGCACGGCCTCATCCAGCGCGGCCGGGAGCACGGCCTGCCGGTGCGCGAGCTGGGCCCCGCCCAGATAGCCGAGTACGAGCCCGAGGTGCGCGGCCTGGCCGCCATCCATGTGGGCACGACCGGCGTCTGTGATTTCGGCGCGGTGGCCCGGCAGCTCGGCCACCTCGCCCAGGAGGACGGCGCCCGGATCGCGTACGGCGAGGACGTCACCACCATCGCCCGCCGCCCCGGCCGGGTCGCGGTCCGCACGGCCGCCGGCACGGTCTACCGGGCCCGCGCCCTCGTCAACTGCGCCGGCCTGCACTGCGACCGCATCGCGCGGCTCGCGGGCGACGCTCCCGGGATGCGGATCGTCCCCTTCCGCGGGGAGTACTTCACCCTCGCCCCGGAGCGCGCCGCCCTCGTCCGCGGGCTGGTCTACCCGGTCCCCGACCCGGCCTTCCCGTTCCTGGGCGTCCACCTCACCCGCGGCATCGACGGCGCCGTCCACATCGGCCCGAACGCCGTCCCCGCCCTGGCCCGCGAGGGCTACGACTGGCGCACGGTCCGCCCCGCCGACCTGGCCGGCACCCTCACGTATCCGGGCGCCTGGCGGATAGCCCGCCGCCACTGGCGCTACGGCGCCGGCGAACTGCACCGGTCGCTGTCCCGGCGCGCCTTCACGGACGCGGTCCGCCGGCTGCTCCCCGCCGCCCAGGAGGAGGACCTGCTGCCCTCCCCGGCCGGGGTCCGCGCCCAGGCCGTCCTCCCTGACGGCACCCTCGTCGACGACTTCCTCTTCGCCGAGACCCCGGGCATGATCCACGTCCTCAACGCACCGTCCCCGGCCGCCACGGCTTCCCTCCCCATCGGCCGGGAGGTGGCCCGCCGGGTAAGGGGGGTGCTGCGGGGGTGA